The Candidatus Margulisiibacteriota bacterium DNA window CATAGAAATACATAGAAATACCCGGAAGAGGACCCTGGCGGCAATGCCTTTTTCCTCGACTTGTCTTTTGATGCCGTCCAGAAAAAGCTTGTAAAGGAGGGGCACGCCGCAGATAAGCGTGACCTTTGTTTCCTGCATATTGTTAAGCAGGTGGTAGGATTTTAGGCTCTCCGCATAGGTTATAGAGGCTCCCTTGAAGATAGGACAGAACATTCCGGCAGTTGTTTCAAAAGTATGATAGTTGGGAAGGATGGAGAGGAAATTATCTCCGGGGCCGATCATATGAAACAGCGGGTCAATGCCGATGACATTTGACATTATGTTCTTGTGGCTCAGCATTACGCCCTTAGGATTTCCGGTGGTTCCAGAAGTATAGATGATGGCGGCGATGTCGTCGGGGGCAACGGCGGCAAGGGGCAGGGGGCAAGCTTGCGGCGAGCGGAGTCGAGCCGGGTCAAGGGGCAAGGTAAGGATTTTATCGATGTCTGCATCTAAGTTCACGGCCTTTTTAAGCAAAGGCAGGCGCGGTCTTAATTTTTCTATTTTTTGAGCCTGTTCTCCCGAGCAGAACACTATTTCCGACCCTGAATCCGACAAAAGGCTGAAAAGCTCTTCGCTTTCCAGTTTTGGGTCCAGAGGTACTATTATTGCCCCTATACTGGTAACGCCAAAATAGACCATCGGCCATTCGGGCCGGTTCTCCGAAAGCAGGGCGATACGGCCGCCGTGCTTTATCCCGGAATCAAAGAGGAAAGAACTTATCTTTTGCAGGGAGCCATAAAATTCCAGGTAGCTGATCTTTCTGTAATTTCCGCTAGGGTCTTTCATTTGCAGAGCCGTAAGGCCCCTGAATTTTTCAGCCGAAGCTTTAAGCATTTCAGGTATGGTCGGGATGTTGTCCATGACCAGCATTATATAGGCAAAATGAAATCCGGGCAAGAGAATGTCGACAAAGAAACGGTATGCGTTACATAATCAGTATAATGAGGGACCGCCGGCAAGCAGCGATCACGAGGCAAAGACACGAGCTGCGCAGCGCCTTTGAGTCTGAAGACCCGCGTCTGGCAGGGGACCTGCTTTCGGGGAGGCTGTCCGGGAGTGTTTTGCGCGACAGGGAGCTTGCGGGAATCGCTCTTAAATTCTTTTTTGAACATCGCAAAAGGGATAATGCAGGAAGGGTCATAAGCCTGCTGCCGGACGAACTGCTTCATTCTTTTGTCGGTACTTTTGACACAACAAAATATGTGTTCGGCGTGATCGGATGGAGGCCGTATGTTCATCTTAGAGAATCCTGGGGGCTTATATCCAGGATCTTCAGGCATTACGGTTGCGATAAGAACTGGGATGCCGTCCTGGAAGGTTATGTGTCTTCTACCGTGCCTTTCGGGCTCAAAGTCTGCGGCTGCAGAGAACTGCCCTCGGGGTTAAGAAACGAATTGTTCCAAAGAATGGACAAAAACAATATTCTTGAGGCCATGGGTTCCCTTAATGTTCATAATCTTGAAAAAGCAGCCGTTCTGGGACTTCCCTGCATCGGGGAAGAGTTTGCTGCAAAGGCGCTTGAGGGGATCGGGTGGCAAAGAACAGGCTTTCATGTGCGGGAAGCCATCAGTGTTGCAGAAATGCTCCCGGATCATCTTTTGGAAAGTCCGCAAGTAGGGGCGGTACTCGAAAGGGCTTCGAGGGTTTTGGCCGAGCGCTGAGCTAAACTTTGTTATACCCGTTAGTTATCGGCATCCTGCGGTCCTTGCCGAAAGCTTTTGGGGTTATCTTGATCCCCGGTGCCGACTGCCGGCGTTTGTATTCGCTGCGGTCGATCATGGATATAGTATGTTTCACGATTGGTTGGGGCAGACGGCCGTCTGCCCTTACAATCTCCTCGATGCCCATGTCTTTTTCCACATACCCCTCGATTATCCTGTCCAGCACATCATAGGGAGGCAGCGTGTCCTGGTCTTTTTGATCCGGTTTTAACTCTGCGGTTGGAGGCCTGTTTATAATGCTTTCCGGTATCACCTTTCCCACGGAATTCCTGTAATTAACAAGCTCATAGACCAGCGTTTTTGGCACATCTTTTATTACAGAAAGCCCTCCGCACATGTCCCCGTATAACGTCGAATATCCTGTGCTGACCTCGCTCTTATTGCCTGTTGCAAGCACCAGATATCCGAATTTGTTCGAGAAGGCCATGAGCAGGCTGCCCCTTATCCTGGCCTGGAGGTTCTCTTCCGCTATATTGGCCTGTGTGCCGGAAAAGGGGCCTGCCAGCGACTTCATAAATTGCGCAAAAATATCTGAGATCGGCAATTCAAGGCATTCTATCCCAAGGTTCTTTGCCACTGCAAAAGCGTCTTCTCCGCTCTGCTGTGAGGTGTATTGCGACGGCATGAATACGGCTTTTACATTATCGCTTCCCAGTGCGTCCTTTGAGACGGCGGCAACCAGAGCAGAATCAATACCTCCGGAAAGGCCAAGGACCACTTTCTTGAAGCCGTTCTTTTTGACATAATCGCGGAGTCCGAGCCACAGCGCTTTATAGACCTCCGCTGTCCTTGGAAGCGGTTCCGGGTTGGAAACTTTTATGCTGGTCTTGAGAGGGAAGTTCTTGCTTTTGATCCCAACAATTTTTATTCCGGAGCCCCTCCTTGTCTTATTGTCCGAAGCTTCTATATCATAAACAAGGATGTCTTCCTCGAACTGTCTGCCTCTTGAGACCACTTTGCCTTTTCTGTCCAAAATAAAGGAATGTCCGTCAAAAACAAGTTCGTCCTGGCCCCCGACAAGATTGAGATAAGCAAAACAATTCCCCGTTTTTACTGAAAGCTGTTTTGCTGCTTTTTCGCGTTCCGACCATTTTCCGACAGAATAGGGGGAAGCGTTTATGGACAATAAGAGGTCCGCTCCGGATGATGCCAGCTTTTTGGCCGGACCTTTCTCGTCCCAGAGGTCTTCACAGATAAGAAGCCCAAAAGAAAATCCGTCAAGTTCTATTATGCAGGAAGCTTTCCCTTGGGAAAAATAGCGCTTTTCGTCAAAAACGCCGTAATTTGGCAGGCAGATCTTATCATAGACCGCAACCACCTTTCTGTTGTGTACAACAGCAGCCGAGTTAAACAGCTTCCCGTTCCGGTGATCGACAAACCCCACAACTGCGGTTATCTTTTCGCATTTGGACGATATGTCTTTGAGGGCCTTAAGATTGTCATCGACAAAGCCCTTTTTTAGCAGCAGGTCTTCGGGAGGGTACCCTGTTACGGCAAGTTCGGGAAATACCGCAAGATCGCAGCCTTCCTCCCTGCATTTTTCAAGATTCGCACCGATCTTGTCCCTGTTGCTGTCGATGCCGCCGGCCAGGGCGTTCATCTGACAAAGGGCTATCCTTATTTTTTTTCTGCTGTCTTTTTTCATGTCTTGCGGTTGATATAATGATATACAACAGTGGAGTCAAAAGCAAACCTGATAAAGAGGCGGCTGAAGGAAGCAAACGGCATCTTGGCTTCCTGCCGTCTTTGCGGGCACCGGTGCGGGGTCAACAGGCTTAAAGGAGAGATAGGAAAATGCGGGGCCGCACCCGATATTGAAGTTGCTTCTTATTGCCCTCATCACGGCGAAGAGCCGTTCCTATCCGGGGAAAAAGGTTCCGGGACAGTATTTTTTTCAAAATGCACTATGAAGTGTGTTTATTGCCAGAACTGGGAGATATCGCAGGGCGGCAATCATATTGTAGGGGCAGGTCGCGACCTGCCCCTACATGAAATCATGTTAAACCTCCAATCCCAAGGTTGCCACAATATTAACCTTGTTACCCCAACCCATTTTATGCCGCAGATACTGCAGGAGTTAAAGATCGCTTTTGAAAAAGGTTTAGAGATCCCGATCGTTTATAATACCAACGGATATGACAGTCTTGAGCTGTTGAAAATCCTTGACGGGATAATTGATGTATATATGCCCGACTTTAAATATTATGACGATGAAAAAGCAGCGAAATATTCGAATGCGGAGAACTATGTTGAGACAGCAAAGGCCGGTATCAAGGAAATGTTCAGACAGGTCGGGAATTTGAGATTTGATGAAAATGAAATTGCAGTAAGAGGACTTCTTGTGCGGCATCTGGTCCTGCCGAACGGGATATCGGACAGCAAGAAAGCCGTCAAATACTTATCCACAATATCCAGGGAGTTGTGGATAAGTATAATGAGCCAGTATAGCCCTCAAAACAGAGCGGGAGAGTACGAAGAACTTAACAGACCTCTGCATCCGGAAGAATACTGGGAGGCGGTAAAAGCGGCACAGGACCTGAAAATGGAGAACTATCTAATTCAGGAATTGGAGTCAAGAAAAGAATTGCTTCCCGACTTTAAGAGGGAAAATCCCTTTCTTCCATAGTGATCGCTTTTGAAGGGCAGAGCCTGGCGCAGCCGCCGAGTCCGTCGCACTTTACCAGTTCATCAATAGATGCCGTGCCGTCCTTTATCTTGATGATCTTTGGCGGGCACATATCCGCGCAGATGCCGCAGCCCGTGCATTTTGAGGGCTCTATTATGGCCACCAGTTTTCTCATATATTTATTTTACCATCGAACGGGTGTATAATTATTTTCAATATGAAGATAAAGAAAATAGCGGTGTTAACCACGGGCGGAGATGCTCCCGGCATGAATGCTGCCATCCGGGCTGTAGTGAGAACGGCGGTTTACAACGGTCTTAAGGTAATGGGAGTGGAGCGTGGTTATGCCGGCCTGATAGACGGTGAAATAAGAGAGCTCGAAGTTAATTCGGTCAGCGGCATAATCAACAGGGGAGGCACGATTCTTCATACTGTAAGGTGTCCTGAGTTCAGGAAAAGGTCGGCCAGACGCAGGGCCGTTGAACACATAAGGACCAACGGGATAGATGCTCTGGTAATAATAGGCGGCGACGGTTCTCTTAATGCTTCGGTATCCCTGTACAGGGACTTCAAAGTTCCCTGTGTCGTGATACCGGCAACCATAGACAATGATCTTCCAAAAACGGACTATACAATAGGTTTTGATACTGCAGTGAATACCGCGGTCGAAGCTATCGACAAGATACGTGATACCGCCACATCCCACGAGAGGATATTCATAGTTGAGGTAATGGGAAGGGAACACGGATTCATAGCTTTGGAAGTCGGGCTTGTATCAGGAGCCGAGGTGGTGCTTATCCCTGAGGCCAAATATTCGGCCGCTTCAGTGATAAAAGAGATAGAAAAAGGGCACAAAAGAGGCAAGTGCAGCAGCATTATTGTAAAAGCCGAAGGCGCGGGAAATGAAGCCAAACTGGCGCAGGAGATAAGGGACAAGACCTGCCTTGATGTCAGGATAGCGGTGCTGGGCCATATGCAGAGAGGCGGAGCCCCGACGGCCTTTAGCAGGCAGCTGGCGTGCAGATTTGGCGCGCACGCAGTGGAGCTTTTGCTCGAGGGGAAATTCAACCGCATGGTGTCCATAACCTGCCACAGCATTACTTCTTTCCCAATAGACGAAGTGTTGAGGTCCAAAAAAGAGATAGACCTTGAAAGCTACCGTCTGACCAAGATACTGGCGATATAGCAGTGCAGGACATAAAACTATCAAACAAGACCGCGCAGGGCGATGTTGTACCTCTTTTTGGCGTGACCATGGTCTATGCAAAGACGGACAAAGGCTTTGTGGGCTGCGGACTGTTCGATGTCAATGTTTTTGACAAATTCGGCTGTCCCGCGGCCAAAGTAAGATCCCCCAAAGGACCCATAACGGATATGCAGGGGCTCCTTGACTCGCCGGTGGTGGAGGCCAATTCCTGCGCAAAGGCGGGGGGCCTTCAAGAAGGCATGACTGGCAGGGATGCCCTTGAAAAATTATGAATTATTACTGGCTTGCCGTTCTTACTTCGGTCATCTGGGGCATTGCGCCTATACTAGAAAAGCTTGGCCTTTCCAGGGTTGAGCCGCTGACCGGATTGTTTTACAGGAGCCTGGCGGTACTTCTCGGGCTTATATTCCTTGGTTTCTTTATGATCAAGCCTCATGAACTGCGGAGTGCGGACCTTAGATCGATCGGCCTCATAATGGCAGGCGGTTTTCTGGCAAGCTTTGTTGCCCAGGTGCTTTTCTACCACAGCCTTAAGATCGGGGATGTGTCAAAAGTCGTTCCTATTTCCGGCAGCTATCCACTGGTCGCCTTTATTCTGGGCGTCATCCTCCTTGGGGAAGCGATCACCCCAGCCAAGATAGCAGGCTGCCTGTGCGTGATACTCGGGATATGGCTGCTGAAGTAAAGGTCATATACACCTCAGAACCTGTTAATGCCAGTTTGTTGGAATGGCTGGCAGGAAGATCTTCGTAATTCTTTTGTGCCGGGATGAAATCCGGCCGCATTTTTATAGAGAAACCATTGATGGACATACTGGCAACAAAAGTAGGCCCTGGCAGGGCGATAGGTCCTTACCGGGCAGCTATCACCGATATTAGGCGGCAAAACGGCAGCATAGTCTTTTCGGTTGATCTCC harbors:
- a CDS encoding 4Fe-4S binding protein; its protein translation is MRKLVAIIEPSKCTGCGICADMCPPKIIKIKDGTASIDELVKCDGLGGCARLCPSKAITMEERDFPS
- a CDS encoding radical SAM protein, whose product is MESKANLIKRRLKEANGILASCRLCGHRCGVNRLKGEIGKCGAAPDIEVASYCPHHGEEPFLSGEKGSGTVFFSKCTMKCVYCQNWEISQGGNHIVGAGRDLPLHEIMLNLQSQGCHNINLVTPTHFMPQILQELKIAFEKGLEIPIVYNTNGYDSLELLKILDGIIDVYMPDFKYYDDEKAAKYSNAENYVETAKAGIKEMFRQVGNLRFDENEIAVRGLLVRHLVLPNGISDSKKAVKYLSTISRELWISIMSQYSPQNRAGEYEELNRPLHPEEYWEAVKAAQDLKMENYLIQELESRKELLPDFKRENPFLP
- the pfkA gene encoding 6-phosphofructokinase → MKKIAVLTTGGDAPGMNAAIRAVVRTAVYNGLKVMGVERGYAGLIDGEIRELEVNSVSGIINRGGTILHTVRCPEFRKRSARRRAVEHIRTNGIDALVIIGGDGSLNASVSLYRDFKVPCVVIPATIDNDLPKTDYTIGFDTAVNTAVEAIDKIRDTATSHERIFIVEVMGREHGFIALEVGLVSGAEVVLIPEAKYSAASVIKEIEKGHKRGKCSSIIVKAEGAGNEAKLAQEIRDKTCLDVRIAVLGHMQRGGAPTAFSRQLACRFGAHAVELLLEGKFNRMVSITCHSITSFPIDEVLRSKKEIDLESYRLTKILAI
- a CDS encoding AMP-binding protein, which gives rise to MPGFHFAYIMLVMDNIPTIPEMLKASAEKFRGLTALQMKDPSGNYRKISYLEFYGSLQKISSFLFDSGIKHGGRIALLSENRPEWPMVYFGVTSIGAIIVPLDPKLESEELFSLLSDSGSEIVFCSGEQAQKIEKLRPRLPLLKKAVNLDADIDKILTLPLDPARLRSPQACPLPLAAVAPDDIAAIIYTSGTTGNPKGVMLSHKNIMSNVIGIDPLFHMIGPGDNFLSILPNYHTFETTAGMFCPIFKGASITYAESLKSYHLLNNMQETKVTLICGVPLLYKLFLDGIKRQVEEKGIAARVLFRVFLCISMYFKVFLRINIGKHLFGFIQNKFGGHIKFFVSGGAPLDPKIIKEFDLMGFTILQGYGLTETSPILAACTMDNNVFGSVGRPLPGVDIKIHAPNREAVGEIMAKGPNIMKGYYNDPGATSEAIMDGWFRTGDLGRLDAKGNLYITGRSKDLIVLGSGKNVYPDEVEFVISKSPFIKEICVFGSKIMSGIRQGMEEVHAAIVPDMDKMADWVTKRGLELNDSTVRTVIGEEVENWGKLLTPHKRIARYYIAEGELPKTATKKIKRFAVKESYSK
- a CDS encoding EamA family transporter — protein: MNYYWLAVLTSVIWGIAPILEKLGLSRVEPLTGLFYRSLAVLLGLIFLGFFMIKPHELRSADLRSIGLIMAGGFLASFVAQVLFYHSLKIGDVSKVVPISGSYPLVAFILGVILLGEAITPAKIAGCLCVILGIWLLK
- a CDS encoding YunC family protein — protein: MQDIKLSNKTAQGDVVPLFGVTMVYAKTDKGFVGCGLFDVNVFDKFGCPAAKVRSPKGPITDMQGLLDSPVVEANSCAKAGGLQEGMTGRDALEKL
- a CDS encoding NAD+ synthase codes for the protein MKKDSRKKIRIALCQMNALAGGIDSNRDKIGANLEKCREEGCDLAVFPELAVTGYPPEDLLLKKGFVDDNLKALKDISSKCEKITAVVGFVDHRNGKLFNSAAVVHNRKVVAVYDKICLPNYGVFDEKRYFSQGKASCIIELDGFSFGLLICEDLWDEKGPAKKLASSGADLLLSINASPYSVGKWSEREKAAKQLSVKTGNCFAYLNLVGGQDELVFDGHSFILDRKGKVVSRGRQFEEDILVYDIEASDNKTRRGSGIKIVGIKSKNFPLKTSIKVSNPEPLPRTAEVYKALWLGLRDYVKKNGFKKVVLGLSGGIDSALVAAVSKDALGSDNVKAVFMPSQYTSQQSGEDAFAVAKNLGIECLELPISDIFAQFMKSLAGPFSGTQANIAEENLQARIRGSLLMAFSNKFGYLVLATGNKSEVSTGYSTLYGDMCGGLSVIKDVPKTLVYELVNYRNSVGKVIPESIINRPPTAELKPDQKDQDTLPPYDVLDRIIEGYVEKDMGIEEIVRADGRLPQPIVKHTISMIDRSEYKRRQSAPGIKITPKAFGKDRRMPITNGYNKV